In Bacillota bacterium, one DNA window encodes the following:
- a CDS encoding DUF1848 family protein, whose translation MPKIVSVSRRTDIPAFYGDWFLEQVRRGETAVLHPYRREKLLVSLKPEDVAAFVFWSKNYAPFFKHLEELERRGYNFVLFFTITGLPRALEPRVPAPAGTLATFKALSGRYSPERVLWRYDPIVLSNFTPPAGELWSRGTPSLKRRRGSRRFTGSRKNPNNANPDVVLARRGAY comes from the coding sequence ATGCCGAAGATCGTCTCGGTGAGCAGGAGGACGGACATCCCCGCCTTCTACGGCGACTGGTTCCTGGAGCAGGTACGCCGGGGGGAGACGGCCGTGCTCCACCCGTACCGGCGCGAAAAGCTCCTTGTTTCCTTGAAGCCGGAGGATGTGGCCGCCTTCGTCTTCTGGTCGAAGAACTACGCCCCGTTTTTCAAACACCTGGAAGAACTCGAGAGGCGCGGCTATAATTTTGTGCTCTTCTTTACCATCACCGGCCTCCCGCGGGCCCTGGAGCCGCGGGTTCCCGCGCCTGCCGGGACTCTGGCAACTTTCAAGGCCCTCTCCGGGAGGTACTCTCCCGAGCGCGTCCTCTGGCGCTACGACCCGATTGTTTTGAGCAACTTCACCCCGCCAGCGGGGGAACTGTGGTCACGGGGGACCCCGAGTTTAAAAAGGCGGAGGGGGTCGCGCCGGTTCACTGGCTCCCGGAAAAACCCAAACAACGCTAACCCCGACGTTGTCCTGGCCCGCCGGGGGGCGTATTGA
- a CDS encoding type II toxin-antitoxin system HicB family antitoxin, with amino-acid sequence MKQRVVVRVEIFREGDLYVGLCPDLEVSSFGETITEAKDSLREALEAFLEECEAMGTLEEVLEEAGYLRQDGTWLPRQPVSAELVALG; translated from the coding sequence TTGAAACAGCGCGTCGTCGTGCGGGTGGAAATCTTCCGCGAAGGTGATCTGTACGTGGGTCTCTGCCCAGACTTGGAAGTCTCAAGCTTTGGGGAGACGATCACCGAAGCGAAGGATTCTCTTCGAGAGGCTTTGGAGGCTTTCCTCGAGGAATGTGAAGCGATGGGGACCCTGGAGGAGGTTTTGGAGGAAGCGGGCTACCTCCGGCAGGATGGGACTTGGCTACCGCGTCAACCGGTCTCAGCTGAACTGGTCGCCCTCGGGTAA